From a single Saimiri boliviensis isolate mSaiBol1 chromosome 15, mSaiBol1.pri, whole genome shotgun sequence genomic region:
- the LOC101033760 gene encoding lymphocyte antigen 6H isoform X1: MLPAAMKGLGLALLAVLLCSAPAHGLWCQDCTLTTNSSHCTPKQCQPSDKVCASVRITDPSSSRQDHSVNKMCAASCDFVKRHFFSDYLMGFINSGILKVDVDCCEKDLCNGGAGAGHSPWALAGGLLLSLGPALLWAGL; this comes from the exons ATGCTGCCTGCAGCCATGAAGGGCCTCGGCCTGGCGCTGCTGGCCGTCCTGCTGTGCTCCGCGCCCG CTCATGGTCTGTGGTGCCAGGACTGCACCCTGACCACCAACTCCAGCCATTGCACCCCGAAGCAGTGCCAGCCGTCAGACAAGGTGTGTGCCAGTGTCCGAATCACCGACCCCAGCAGCA GCAGGCAGGATCACTCGGTGAACAAGATGTGTGCCGCCTCCTGCGACTTCGTCAAGCGACACTTTTTCTCAGACTATCTGATGGGGTTTATTAACTCTGGGATCTTAAAAGTCGACGTGGACTGCTGCGAGAAGGATTTGTGCAATGGGGGCGCCGGGGCAGGGCACAGCCCCTGGGCGCTGGCCGGGGGGCTCCTGCTCAGCCTGGGGCCCGCCCTCCTCTGGGCAGGGCTCTGA
- the LOC101033760 gene encoding lymphocyte antigen 6H isoform X2 — MLAPQRTLAPRPRAGPKPARSMLPAAMKGLGLALLAVLLCSAPAHGLWCQDCTLTTNSSHCTPKQCQPSDKVCASVRITDPSSSRQDHSVNKMCAASCDFVKRHFFSDYLMGFINSGILKVDVDCCEKDLCNGGAGAGHSPWALAGGLLLSLGPALLWAGL, encoded by the exons AT GCTTGCGCCCCAGAGGACCCTCGCCCCGAGACCCCGCGCCGGCCCCAAGCCCGCCCGGAGCATGCTGCCTGCAGCCATGAAGGGCCTCGGCCTGGCGCTGCTGGCCGTCCTGCTGTGCTCCGCGCCCG CTCATGGTCTGTGGTGCCAGGACTGCACCCTGACCACCAACTCCAGCCATTGCACCCCGAAGCAGTGCCAGCCGTCAGACAAGGTGTGTGCCAGTGTCCGAATCACCGACCCCAGCAGCA GCAGGCAGGATCACTCGGTGAACAAGATGTGTGCCGCCTCCTGCGACTTCGTCAAGCGACACTTTTTCTCAGACTATCTGATGGGGTTTATTAACTCTGGGATCTTAAAAGTCGACGTGGACTGCTGCGAGAAGGATTTGTGCAATGGGGGCGCCGGGGCAGGGCACAGCCCCTGGGCGCTGGCCGGGGGGCTCCTGCTCAGCCTGGGGCCCGCCCTCCTCTGGGCAGGGCTCTGA